One region of Limnospira fusiformis SAG 85.79 genomic DNA includes:
- a CDS encoding cytochrome c oxidase subunit 3: protein MQFTSVDKSQTTTNLATEAIASSGQHHEEHPDHRILGVVVFLVAESMIFLGMFSAYLIYRAMSAQWPPEGIERELLLPGINTLILISSSFVMNRGNKAIKNDDQAGLRVWFAATAIMGAIFLAGQVYEYSNLEFGLTTNLYASCFYVLTAFHGLHVTFGVLLISGVLVRSAKDGHYTKDSHFGPEAAELYWHFVDVIWIILFILLYLL from the coding sequence ATGCAATTTACATCAGTTGACAAGTCCCAAACTACTACCAACTTAGCTACAGAGGCGATCGCTTCTTCAGGGCAGCACCATGAGGAACACCCAGATCATCGTATTCTAGGGGTCGTCGTTTTCCTAGTCGCAGAAAGCATGATCTTTCTAGGGATGTTTTCTGCTTATTTAATTTATCGCGCCATGTCCGCACAGTGGCCCCCAGAAGGCATTGAACGGGAACTACTCTTACCCGGAATTAATACCCTCATCCTGATTTCTAGTAGCTTTGTCATGAATCGCGGCAACAAAGCCATTAAAAACGATGACCAAGCCGGTTTACGGGTCTGGTTCGCCGCCACTGCTATCATGGGCGCTATCTTTTTGGCTGGTCAGGTTTATGAATACAGTAACTTAGAGTTTGGGTTAACTACTAACCTTTACGCCAGTTGCTTTTATGTGTTAACTGCCTTTCACGGTTTGCACGTAACTTTCGGCGTTCTCCTCATTAGTGGCGTGTTGGTACGTTCCGCCAAAGATGGACACTACACCAAAGATTCCCACTTTGGCCCCGAAGCCGCAGAACTATATTGGCACTTTGTTGATGTCATCTGGATTATTCTGTTTATCCTGCTTTATTTGCTGTGA
- the ctaD gene encoding cytochrome c oxidase subunit I, translated as MAQAQINITGDSAMSNQEGERRPLDFFGFSTDHKVIGIQYLVTSFIFYLIGGFMAGIVRTELATPDPDLVDPEMYNSLFTVHGTIMIFLWIVPAGAGFANYLIPLMIGARDMAFPKLNAVAFWLIPPGGLLLLASFLIEAPQAGWTSYPPLSLVTGKVGEEIWILSILLLGTSSILGAVNFSVTIFKMRIPTMGLNDMPLMCWAMIAASALILLSTPVLAAALILLSFDLLAGTNFFNPTGGGDPVVYQHLFWFYSHPAVYIMILPFFGLISDILPVHARKPIFGYQAIAYSSLAISFLGLIVWAHHMFTSGTPGWLRMFFMITTMIIAVPTGIKVFGWLATIWGGKLRLNSAMLFAMGFIATFVIGGVTGVMVASVPFDIHVHDTYFIVAHFHYVLFGGAVFGIFAGIYHWFPKMTGRMMNENWGIVHFVLTLIGANMTFMPMHILGLQGMPRRVAMYDPRFTELNVVCTIGTYILAVSTFPFIINAVWSWLKGPKAPGNPWDALTLEWMTSSPPPIENFHTTPVLRTGPYDYGMKKTLSIRARLKEMASGVPPRNKEIGVPVSEAQSSSLLGDIQDSDSDNHP; from the coding sequence ATGGCTCAAGCACAAATAAACATCACAGGCGACTCAGCCATGAGTAACCAAGAGGGAGAACGTCGCCCTCTGGACTTTTTCGGCTTCAGCACCGACCATAAAGTGATCGGGATTCAATATCTGGTCACCTCCTTTATCTTTTATCTAATTGGCGGGTTTATGGCTGGTATAGTCCGCACCGAACTAGCCACCCCCGACCCGGATCTGGTCGATCCAGAAATGTATAACAGTCTATTCACCGTCCACGGAACGATCATGATCTTCCTGTGGATCGTCCCGGCGGGGGCAGGATTTGCCAATTATCTAATTCCGCTGATGATTGGAGCCAGGGATATGGCTTTTCCGAAACTTAACGCCGTCGCCTTCTGGCTAATTCCCCCCGGCGGACTGCTATTATTAGCCAGTTTCCTCATCGAAGCGCCCCAAGCGGGTTGGACCTCCTATCCTCCCCTCAGTTTAGTGACAGGTAAAGTCGGCGAAGAAATTTGGATTCTCAGTATTTTGCTATTGGGAACCTCATCAATTTTAGGAGCCGTCAACTTCTCCGTCACCATCTTTAAAATGCGTATACCCACCATGGGGCTAAATGATATGCCCCTTATGTGTTGGGCAATGATAGCAGCTTCCGCCCTGATTTTACTCTCCACCCCCGTCCTCGCCGCCGCCTTGATTTTGCTCTCCTTTGACCTATTGGCGGGAACCAATTTCTTTAACCCCACCGGAGGCGGCGACCCTGTGGTTTACCAGCACTTATTTTGGTTTTACTCACACCCGGCGGTTTACATCATGATTCTGCCCTTTTTTGGGCTGATCTCCGATATTCTCCCCGTTCATGCGCGTAAGCCGATTTTTGGTTATCAGGCGATCGCCTATTCTAGTCTCGCCATTAGTTTCCTCGGCTTAATTGTCTGGGCGCACCATATGTTCACCAGCGGGACTCCCGGTTGGCTGCGGATGTTCTTTATGATCACCACCATGATCATCGCCGTTCCCACCGGAATTAAAGTCTTTGGTTGGCTGGCCACCATTTGGGGAGGCAAACTCCGCCTCAATAGCGCCATGTTGTTCGCCATGGGTTTTATTGCTACCTTTGTCATTGGTGGCGTAACAGGAGTCATGGTCGCTTCCGTACCCTTTGATATCCACGTCCACGACACCTACTTTATCGTGGCCCACTTTCACTATGTCTTATTTGGCGGCGCAGTATTTGGTATTTTTGCCGGAATTTACCACTGGTTCCCCAAAATGACCGGGCGCATGATGAATGAAAATTGGGGTATTGTTCACTTTGTGCTGACCTTAATTGGCGCTAACATGACCTTTATGCCCATGCACATTTTGGGACTGCAAGGAATGCCCCGTCGGGTTGCCATGTATGACCCCCGATTTACAGAACTCAATGTGGTTTGTACCATTGGTACTTACATTCTGGCGGTTTCTACTTTTCCCTTTATCATCAATGCCGTTTGGAGTTGGCTAAAAGGTCCCAAAGCACCCGGAAACCCCTGGGATGCTTTAACCCTGGAATGGATGACCTCTTCTCCTCCCCCCATTGAGAATTTCCACACCACCCCAGTATTGAGAACTGGACCCTACGACTATGGTATGAAGAAAACCTTGTCAATTCGTGCGCGTCTCAAAGAAATGGCTAGTGGTGTACCCCCCCGCAATAAAGAAATCGGGGTTCCCGTTTCCGAGGCGCAGTCTTCATCATTACTAGGAGATATCCAGGATTCTGATTCTGACAATCATCCCTAG
- a CDS encoding cytochrome c oxidase subunit II, protein MAIELLQQGVFVNIPSSIWTLLVGIAITLISLWYGQNHDLLPVAASPEAAEVDQLFDLMMTIAFGLVLLVEGALVVSLIRFRRRPGDNTDGPPIHGNIPLEIVWTAIPAVIVLGIGIYSFDIYNQMGGLDPMASGSHSMADHAKMSGAAIAASLYDAEDITPGGQQISLGIGASPSRIGSPADITIDVNGLQYAWIFNYQNQGVISGELHVAAGQEVQLNISAQDVIHALWVPELRLKQDAIPGRTTELRFTANQVGTYNVVCAELCGGYHGAMRTAMVVHTPEEFEAWVAENSFANNPDQQPTVATNPRDMSEGEFLAPYVAQMGIEQHNAIAQLRHHHGVVGL, encoded by the coding sequence ATGGCGATAGAACTTTTACAGCAGGGGGTTTTCGTGAACATTCCTAGCTCAATCTGGACTTTGTTAGTCGGGATTGCCATTACTCTGATTAGCCTCTGGTATGGTCAGAACCATGACTTATTACCTGTAGCAGCTTCTCCCGAAGCAGCAGAGGTCGATCAACTTTTTGATTTGATGATGACCATTGCCTTTGGTTTGGTGCTATTAGTTGAGGGGGCTTTAGTCGTCTCCTTAATTCGGTTCCGTCGCCGTCCCGGAGACAATACCGACGGCCCCCCTATTCATGGCAATATTCCCCTAGAAATTGTGTGGACGGCAATTCCAGCAGTTATCGTTTTGGGGATCGGAATTTATAGTTTCGACATATATAACCAAATGGGGGGACTAGACCCTATGGCATCGGGTTCCCATTCCATGGCGGATCACGCTAAGATGTCGGGAGCAGCGATCGCCGCTTCTTTATATGATGCAGAAGATATCACCCCAGGAGGTCAGCAAATCTCCCTAGGGATTGGTGCATCTCCCTCACGAATAGGCTCACCTGCCGATATAACTATTGATGTTAATGGTCTTCAATATGCCTGGATCTTTAACTATCAAAATCAAGGGGTAATTTCCGGCGAACTTCATGTAGCCGCTGGTCAGGAAGTGCAATTAAACATCAGCGCCCAAGATGTGATTCACGCCTTATGGGTTCCTGAACTCCGCCTTAAACAAGACGCTATCCCCGGACGCACAACCGAACTGAGGTTTACAGCCAACCAAGTCGGAACCTATAATGTAGTTTGTGCCGAACTCTGTGGCGGTTATCACGGAGCCATGCGGACAGCAATGGTAGTTCATACCCCCGAAGAATTTGAAGCCTGGGTAGCAGAAAATAGCTTTGCTAACAACCCAGACCAACAACCCACCGTAGCCACTAATCCCAGGGATATGTCCGAGGGTGAATTTCTCGCCCCTTATGTGGCACAAATGGGGATTGAGCAGCATAATGCGATCGCACAGTTGCGACATCACCATGGGGTTGTCGGACTTTAG
- a CDS encoding COX15/CtaA family protein encodes MTNTVYQTDQISTQQLPQEKIRRLVWKLCIATWLLMAVGSATRVMNAGLACPDWPLCYGQLVPTAQMNLQVFLEWFHRLDAGLIGLGTTYLVGLSWWHRQHLPGWMPWASTFALFLVVFQGVLGGLTVTELLRFDIVTAHLGTALLFFSTLMAIAFTLMPYQGTGNAGYLPWVSLAAAVLVYLQSLLGGLVASQWALHQCFGASQLCGVMNGHILGVVPPTLMTLFVVTLARRTSALNPMIRRLALGAGLCVIAQILLGVATFKLHLQVEPLTIAHQGMGAILLGILVALTVLGCRDRQVSPQENRRFLGI; translated from the coding sequence ATGACCAATACTGTCTATCAGACTGACCAAATCTCAACCCAACAACTTCCTCAAGAAAAAATTCGCCGCCTGGTGTGGAAGCTATGTATCGCTACTTGGCTACTGATGGCTGTTGGTAGTGCTACTAGGGTGATGAATGCCGGATTGGCTTGCCCGGATTGGCCTTTGTGTTATGGTCAACTGGTTCCTACGGCTCAGATGAATTTGCAAGTTTTCTTAGAATGGTTTCACCGACTCGATGCCGGCCTAATTGGTTTGGGTACAACCTACTTAGTGGGTTTATCCTGGTGGCATCGACAACATCTTCCGGGCTGGATGCCTTGGGCTTCTACTTTCGCCCTGTTTCTGGTGGTGTTTCAGGGGGTTCTCGGTGGTTTGACTGTGACTGAACTATTGCGGTTTGATATCGTTACGGCTCATCTGGGAACTGCGTTATTATTTTTCTCGACCCTAATGGCGATCGCTTTTACTCTGATGCCTTATCAGGGAACTGGTAATGCTGGATATTTGCCCTGGGTGAGTCTGGCTGCTGCTGTCCTGGTATATCTCCAAAGCCTCTTAGGTGGCTTGGTCGCTTCTCAGTGGGCTTTGCATCAGTGTTTTGGTGCTTCTCAACTGTGCGGGGTGATGAATGGTCATATCCTGGGAGTAGTCCCGCCTACTTTGATGACTCTTTTTGTGGTGACTTTAGCTAGGCGTACTTCTGCCCTTAATCCGATGATACGACGATTGGCATTAGGGGCGGGTCTTTGTGTGATTGCACAAATTTTGTTAGGTGTGGCAACCTTTAAGCTACATTTACAGGTTGAACCTCTCACGATCGCCCATCAGGGCATGGGAGCTATACTATTAGGCATTTTAGTCGCTCTCACTGTTTTGGGATGCCGCGATCGCCAAGTGTCTCCCCAGGAAAATCGCCGATTTTTGGGGATATAA
- a CDS encoding heme o synthase, translated as MQEIIQTNSSRHHNNPLQVLKSYYQLTKPRIILLLLITTAAGMWLAAEGEVDPLLLLVTMVGGTLASGAANTINCLYDSDIDYIMERTRWRPIPSGRVKPRDAMIFAIALAIASFTLLTVFANLLAALLAMSGIVFYVAIYTHWLKRHSTQNIVIGGAAGAIPPLVGWAAVTGDLSWAAWLLFVIIFLWTPPHFWALAIMIRDEYQDVGVPMLPVIEGDELTAQQIWIYSLVLIPTSLLLVYPLHTSGWVYGAIALGLGAVFLQKAWELLQTPHNRDVARSLFKYSILYLMLLCAGMVVDSLPATHEMTMAVAHTWQTWMGVNS; from the coding sequence ATGCAAGAGATTATTCAGACTAACTCATCTCGACACCACAATAACCCGCTACAAGTGCTGAAAAGCTACTATCAACTTACTAAACCTCGAATTATTTTGTTATTGCTGATTACAACGGCGGCGGGAATGTGGTTGGCTGCAGAAGGGGAAGTTGATCCTCTGCTGCTGTTGGTGACTATGGTGGGGGGAACCTTAGCTTCTGGGGCTGCTAATACCATTAACTGTCTTTACGACAGTGATATTGACTATATTATGGAACGTACCCGCTGGCGGCCTATTCCTTCGGGACGGGTTAAGCCTCGCGATGCCATGATTTTTGCGATCGCTTTAGCGATTGCTTCTTTTACCCTCCTAACTGTTTTTGCTAACCTCCTGGCTGCTTTATTGGCTATGTCCGGTATTGTCTTCTATGTGGCAATTTACACCCACTGGCTGAAGCGCCACAGTACCCAAAATATTGTCATTGGCGGCGCAGCCGGGGCTATCCCTCCCCTGGTAGGATGGGCAGCAGTTACCGGAGATTTGAGTTGGGCCGCCTGGTTGCTGTTTGTGATTATCTTTTTATGGACTCCTCCCCATTTTTGGGCCTTGGCTATTATGATCCGCGATGAATACCAGGATGTCGGTGTCCCTATGCTGCCAGTTATTGAGGGAGATGAACTCACAGCACAACAAATTTGGATTTATAGTCTGGTTTTGATTCCTACCAGTCTGTTATTGGTTTATCCCCTCCATACCAGTGGCTGGGTTTATGGGGCGATCGCTTTGGGGTTGGGGGCAGTTTTTCTCCAGAAAGCCTGGGAATTACTCCAAACTCCCCATAACCGTGATGTGGCGCGATCGCTATTCAAGTATTCTATTCTGTATCTGATGCTACTCTGTGCGGGTATGGTGGTTGATAGTCTCCCTGCTACCCATGAGATGACTATGGCTGTCGCGCACACTTGGCAAACTTGGATGGGAGTTAATAGTTGA
- a CDS encoding tetratricopeptide repeat protein, whose amino-acid sequence MKEIDQVVAALESQDYREAAKLLKKLQKESPQNPWVQFYIGRWYEATDKLASAEKVYRKLLKTTTNPKVIDQARQGVKRLEAIEQQRRQNAIADAKTNPRNCEPGVLILEPIAPEDKPEAAKTLARILKTDAYSARMQLQSKGWRLYKTGEMGELGVYGQEMRSANIPVFWVSLTDLEKLHVFRVCYVQSLYPQLGVVCLDESDRLGMLNLNWSEVSHRVEGLLPLFAETMDYDPRRSRGDRFRHKEVTQDYAKIHDLHLPGRHSIIRFCDVTLDFHQGIQLSTAENKQTSRLQWNSLLDRFNQNLDNIPVSSEFTAFAETVLDYTQLLSRIKSYIDLERQSETPWDPAFQLYSGLLFLKWSQH is encoded by the coding sequence ATGAAAGAAATTGATCAAGTCGTCGCCGCCTTGGAGAGTCAAGACTATCGAGAGGCGGCGAAATTACTTAAAAAATTACAAAAGGAATCGCCCCAAAATCCCTGGGTACAGTTTTATATCGGACGCTGGTATGAGGCGACCGATAAATTAGCGTCCGCTGAAAAGGTTTATCGAAAATTACTGAAAACTACCACCAATCCTAAAGTTATTGACCAGGCGCGTCAGGGGGTCAAGCGGTTAGAAGCTATTGAACAACAACGCCGCCAAAATGCGATCGCAGATGCTAAGACTAATCCCCGCAATTGTGAACCGGGAGTTTTGATATTAGAACCTATTGCGCCAGAAGATAAGCCAGAGGCTGCCAAAACTTTGGCACGGATTCTCAAAACTGATGCCTATAGCGCTCGGATGCAGTTACAAAGTAAAGGATGGCGACTTTATAAGACTGGAGAAATGGGAGAGTTGGGGGTGTATGGTCAAGAAATGCGATCGGCTAATATTCCCGTGTTTTGGGTGTCTTTAACTGACCTGGAAAAATTGCACGTTTTTCGGGTCTGTTATGTGCAATCTCTGTATCCACAATTGGGGGTGGTTTGTTTGGATGAAAGCGATCGCCTGGGAATGTTAAATTTGAATTGGTCCGAAGTTAGCCACCGTGTCGAAGGTTTATTACCTTTATTTGCCGAAACTATGGATTATGATCCTCGCCGCAGTAGAGGCGATCGCTTTCGCCACAAGGAAGTTACCCAGGACTATGCCAAAATCCATGATCTGCATTTACCAGGTCGTCATTCCATTATCAGGTTTTGTGATGTCACATTAGATTTTCATCAGGGTATTCAGTTGTCAACAGCCGAAAATAAACAAACTTCACGTCTTCAGTGGAATAGTTTATTAGATAGGTTTAATCAAAACCTGGACAATATACCAGTCTCGTCAGAATTTACCGCTTTTGCTGAAACCGTCTTGGATTATACACAACTTCTCAGTAGGATTAAATCTTATATCGATTTAGAACGACAGTCCGAGACTCCCTGGGACCCAGCCTTTCAGCTTTATAGTGGCTTGCTTTTTCTTAAATGGTCTCAGCATTAG
- a CDS encoding diguanylate cyclase domain-containing protein: MNQLMEDRSKILWIAGNVGNDNHSLPQSILQNNGYEVHLVIGLKPAYNAIQSWPLNLILLDSKLHDGDSYELCNWLKSKAKFQKIPVIIMESRGDLLNKHTVFDVGAADYLTQPFHEQEMLKRIGYQITLQRQKHQIKEQDLGLNFESHKSEIAKLALEKQRALLRMVIDANPNLIFIKDWDGRFTLANRATANLYETTVDNMMGKTHSDLNHKQYNNDYILASDREIMTSGKPRLIAAEPVRLNNGEVRWFQTNKIPLIGNDGQTPYLLVVSTDITERQEAEQELWSHAERERMLRAIVQSLHECIDLEQVLECTVNQIREFLVSDRALIYRLENDGNYRVVMESVSPPWQPLLGTTINYSGLSEVITEMAAANYLKIWSISNVDKANIPINLRNKLDGLQVKSKLILPIIHRHPDLRSQPTESPNCLWGLLVIHQCDNTRGWQPEEIEALRSIATPIAVAIQQGELHAKLQTVNQELERLASLDGLTGVANRRQFDLHLKREWQRLLRETAPISVIMCDVDFFKAYNDTYGHQMGDECLKQIAKILENCAQRSTDLASRYGGEEFVIVLPNTGIKGALQVADKIQHQIRALEIEHQKSEVSGYVTLSLGVACQVPNHDRSPESLIKLADAALYEAKSKGRNCIIANAETI; the protein is encoded by the coding sequence ATGAATCAGTTAATGGAAGACCGAAGTAAAATCCTATGGATTGCCGGAAATGTGGGAAATGATAATCATAGTTTACCACAAAGTATCTTGCAAAATAATGGATATGAAGTTCATCTGGTTATAGGATTAAAACCAGCTTATAATGCCATTCAATCATGGCCATTAAATTTAATTCTGTTAGACAGTAAATTACATGATGGAGATAGCTATGAGTTATGTAATTGGCTAAAATCGAAAGCAAAATTTCAAAAAATACCAGTTATTATCATGGAAAGCAGGGGTGATTTGTTGAATAAGCATACGGTTTTTGATGTGGGTGCGGCGGATTATCTCACCCAACCTTTCCATGAACAAGAAATGCTGAAACGCATAGGATATCAAATTACTCTACAGCGTCAGAAACACCAAATCAAAGAACAGGATTTAGGTTTAAATTTTGAAAGTCATAAATCGGAAATAGCGAAGTTAGCTTTAGAAAAACAAAGGGCTTTACTAAGGATGGTAATTGATGCTAATCCCAATCTGATTTTTATTAAAGATTGGGATGGAAGGTTTACTTTGGCTAATCGTGCCACGGCGAATTTATATGAAACTACTGTAGATAATATGATGGGCAAAACCCATTCAGACTTGAATCATAAGCAGTATAACAATGATTATATTTTGGCAAGCGATCGCGAAATTATGACTTCTGGTAAACCGCGACTAATTGCCGCGGAACCCGTCAGGTTAAATAATGGAGAAGTTCGTTGGTTTCAGACCAACAAAATACCGTTAATTGGTAATGATGGTCAAACCCCATATTTATTGGTAGTTTCCACAGATATCACGGAACGTCAGGAAGCAGAACAAGAACTATGGAGTCATGCGGAACGGGAAAGAATGTTAAGGGCAATTGTCCAAAGCCTTCATGAATGTATAGATTTAGAACAAGTTTTAGAATGTACTGTTAATCAAATTCGGGAATTTCTTGTGAGCGATCGCGCTTTAATTTATCGCCTAGAAAATGATGGCAATTATCGGGTAGTTATGGAGTCAGTATCCCCCCCTTGGCAACCTTTGTTAGGAACGACAATTAACTACTCTGGTTTATCGGAAGTTATCACGGAGATGGCTGCTGCTAATTATCTAAAAATTTGGTCTATATCTAATGTTGATAAAGCCAATATTCCCATCAATTTACGGAATAAATTAGATGGGTTACAAGTGAAGTCTAAGCTCATTTTACCGATTATTCATCGCCACCCAGATTTGCGGTCACAGCCAACTGAATCCCCCAATTGTTTATGGGGTTTACTGGTCATTCATCAGTGCGATAATACCCGAGGTTGGCAACCGGAGGAAATCGAAGCGTTGCGGTCTATTGCTACTCCCATTGCTGTAGCTATTCAACAGGGAGAATTACACGCGAAATTGCAAACAGTTAATCAAGAATTGGAACGCCTAGCCAGCCTAGACGGATTAACCGGAGTGGCGAATCGGCGACAGTTCGATCTGCACTTAAAAAGGGAATGGCAAAGGTTATTAAGGGAAACTGCACCCATATCTGTGATTATGTGTGATGTAGACTTTTTTAAAGCCTATAATGACACCTACGGCCACCAGATGGGGGATGAATGCCTTAAACAAATTGCGAAAATCTTAGAAAATTGTGCCCAACGTTCTACGGATCTTGCTAGTCGCTATGGCGGGGAAGAATTTGTGATAGTATTACCTAATACTGGGATTAAGGGAGCATTACAGGTAGCTGATAAAATTCAACATCAGATCAGAGCCCTAGAAATTGAACATCAGAAATCGGAGGTTTCCGGCTATGTGACTCTCTCGTTGGGGGTTGCTTGTCAAGTCCCCAATCACGATCGCAGTCCAGAATCATTAATTAAACTAGCTGATGCTGCGCTTTATGAAGCGAAAAGTAAAGGCCGTAATTGCATAATTGCTAATGCTGAGACCATTTAA
- a CDS encoding sensor histidine kinase produces MNNVAVNQNKGDILIVDDKPENLQFLFTMLTENGYDVRRVINGKQAINVALFDPPDLILLDIMMPNLNGYEVCKILKEQPETQDIPIIFLSALKDVSEKVKGFNVGGVDYISKPFELLEILARVENQLTIVRQKRQLAEQNARLEQLNQQLLRSNQELEQFASVVSHDLQQPLTSLKAFAQLLQIECHDELREKPREYVNHIINASIRMQTMIQDLLIYCGCDTHSPNLELIDCNQLLAQILIDLRLEIDKNNATIQYDNFPKIKANHIHLTEVFQNLISNAIKYRSDDLAPSINISCQETDTNWIFCCADNGIGIESKDFENIFKIFTRLHTFKKYPGTGIGLSICKKIIESYGGKIWLESNPGVGTQFYFTFPKFK; encoded by the coding sequence ATGAATAATGTAGCAGTTAATCAAAATAAAGGAGATATTTTAATTGTCGATGATAAACCCGAAAATTTACAGTTTTTATTTACCATGTTAACTGAAAATGGTTATGATGTTCGGCGGGTTATTAACGGTAAACAAGCCATAAATGTAGCTTTATTTGACCCCCCAGATTTGATTTTACTGGATATCATGATGCCTAATTTAAACGGCTATGAGGTTTGTAAAATCCTTAAAGAACAACCCGAAACTCAGGATATTCCTATCATTTTTTTAAGTGCGCTTAAAGATGTATCAGAAAAGGTGAAAGGCTTTAATGTGGGAGGGGTTGATTATATTTCTAAGCCTTTTGAATTACTGGAAATTTTGGCTAGGGTTGAAAATCAACTTACTATTGTGCGCCAAAAGCGACAACTAGCCGAACAAAATGCACGCCTAGAACAACTAAATCAACAACTACTCAGATCTAATCAGGAACTTGAACAATTTGCTTCTGTGGTATCCCATGACCTACAGCAACCTCTGACTAGCTTAAAGGCTTTTGCTCAATTACTCCAGATTGAATGTCATGATGAATTGAGAGAAAAACCTAGAGAATATGTTAATCATATTATTAATGCGTCAATTCGGATGCAAACGATGATTCAAGATTTATTGATTTATTGTGGTTGTGATACACATTCTCCTAATTTAGAATTAATTGATTGCAACCAATTATTAGCCCAGATACTGATAGATTTAAGATTGGAAATCGATAAAAACAATGCGACTATTCAATATGATAATTTTCCCAAAATAAAAGCTAATCATATTCATCTAACAGAAGTATTCCAAAATCTCATTAGTAATGCCATTAAATATCGTTCTGATGATTTAGCACCATCAATCAATATCTCCTGTCAAGAAACTGACACTAACTGGATATTTTGTTGTGCTGATAATGGTATTGGTATTGAATCGAAAGATTTTGAGAATATCTTTAAAATCTTTACCCGTCTACATACATTCAAAAAGTATCCCGGTACAGGTATCGGTTTATCCATTTGTAAAAAAATCATTGAAAGCTATGGGGGCAAAATTTGGCTAGAGTCCAACCCCGGAGTCGGCACACAGTTTTACTTTACTTTCCCCAAATTTAAATAA